A section of the Corynebacterium auris genome encodes:
- the coaE gene encoding dephospho-CoA kinase (Dephospho-CoA kinase (CoaE) performs the final step in coenzyme A biosynthesis.) gives MLRIGLTGGIGSGKSTVAALLAEAGLPVVDADQVARDIMDPGSPVLGKVAEVFGADLVDEKGVLNRAELARRAFATKEQTEKLNAITHPAIRTEAERRLNELEEAGARAAVYDMPLLFELGLDAAMDLNVAVDTDAEVRVHRLVEYRGLDEGDVRNRIARQVSDEERRRKADVVIDNNGTPERLRRQVNTLCERINAFSL, from the coding sequence ATGCTGAGGATTGGACTGACCGGAGGGATCGGCAGCGGTAAATCGACGGTGGCGGCGCTGCTCGCGGAGGCCGGGCTACCGGTCGTGGATGCCGACCAGGTAGCCCGCGACATTATGGACCCTGGCTCACCGGTGCTGGGCAAGGTCGCCGAGGTCTTCGGCGCCGATCTTGTCGATGAGAAAGGAGTGCTCAACCGCGCCGAACTTGCGCGGCGCGCCTTTGCCACCAAGGAGCAGACGGAAAAGCTCAACGCCATCACCCACCCGGCCATTCGGACGGAGGCCGAGCGCCGCCTCAACGAGCTAGAGGAGGCCGGCGCCCGCGCTGCAGTCTACGACATGCCCCTGTTATTCGAGCTTGGCCTCGATGCCGCGATGGACCTCAACGTCGCTGTCGACACTGACGCGGAAGTGCGGGTGCACCGCCTCGTCGAATACCGGGGGCTGGACGAGGGCGATGTGCGCAACCGCATTGCGCGCCAGGTCAGCGACGAGGAACGTAGGCGAAAGGCGGACGTCGTCATCGACAACAACGGAACGCCGGAGCGGCTGCGCCGTCAGGTAAACACTTTGTGCGAGCGAATCAACGCGTTTTCTTTATGA
- a CDS encoding DUF4259 domain-containing protein, producing the protein MGTWNYGPFDNDSARDTVRQLADGSFDMAQFRFDCGTRPLDSDRSETVVALVAVMNGHLPPGGDRRALQYTFSFRDRHWLRAKVRETLDPGSSELYALWDETGELAQWLTETRKVIY; encoded by the coding sequence ATGGGTACGTGGAACTATGGGCCCTTCGATAACGACAGCGCCCGCGACACCGTCCGCCAACTGGCGGACGGTTCTTTCGACATGGCCCAGTTCCGCTTCGACTGCGGCACGCGCCCGCTGGATTCCGACCGCTCCGAGACCGTCGTCGCCCTCGTTGCCGTCATGAACGGCCACCTCCCGCCCGGCGGCGACCGCCGCGCCCTGCAATACACCTTCAGTTTTCGTGACCGCCACTGGCTGCGCGCGAAGGTGCGCGAGACCCTCGACCCGGGCAGCTCCGAGCTTTACGCCCTGTGGGACGAGACCGGCGAGCTGGCCCAGTGGCTCACGGAGACGAGGAAGGTCATCTACTAG
- the uvrB gene encoding excinuclease ABC subunit UvrB produces MAFAAEHPVLAQSEFRPVGEIERREKPFEVVSEYAPSGDQPTAIKELDERLRRGERDVVLMGATGTGKSATAAWLIEQQQRPTLVMAPNKTLAAQLANELRQLLPNNAVEYFVSYYDYYQPEAYIAQTDTYIEKDSSINDDVERLRHSATSALLSRRDVVVVASVSCIYGLGTPQSYLDRSIVLRVGEEVERDRFLRLLVDVQYERNDVDFKRGSFRVKGDTVDIIPAYEEVAVRVEFFGDEVDELYYIHPLTGEVLSKEDEVRIFPATHYVATEERMEKAIEAIKEELADRLEDLENRGKLLEAQRLRMRTEYDLEMIQQVGFCSGIENYSRHMDGRPAGSAPATLIDYFPEDFLTIIDESHVTVPQIGGMYEGDMSRKRNLVEFGFRLPSAVDNRPLTFDEFEARVGQTVYMSATPGGYEMEASGGEFVEQVIRPTGLVDPKVTVKPTKGQIDDLIDEVRQRVEKNERVLVTTLTKRMAEDLTDYLLDNGIKVRYLHSDIDTLQRVELLRQLRLGEFDVLVGINLLREGLDLPEVSLVAILDADKEGFLRSTTSLIQTIGRAARNVSGEVIMYADSVTESMQAAIDETERRREKQIAYNTEHGIDPQPLRKKIADILDQVYENADEEGADGGAGEAAVVDRPDVSTMASDEVQKLIDDLTAQMGAAARELKFELAGRLRDEITDLRRELRGMKETGN; encoded by the coding sequence ATGGCTTTCGCTGCTGAACACCCCGTCCTAGCCCAATCGGAGTTCCGCCCTGTCGGCGAGATCGAGCGCCGGGAGAAACCCTTCGAGGTCGTCTCCGAGTACGCACCCTCCGGCGACCAGCCGACGGCGATTAAAGAGCTCGACGAGCGGCTGCGGCGCGGCGAGCGCGACGTCGTCCTCATGGGCGCCACCGGCACCGGCAAGTCCGCCACCGCCGCGTGGCTCATCGAGCAGCAGCAGCGACCAACGCTCGTCATGGCGCCGAACAAGACGCTTGCCGCGCAGCTGGCCAACGAGCTGCGCCAGCTGTTGCCCAACAATGCGGTCGAGTACTTCGTGTCGTACTACGACTACTACCAGCCCGAGGCCTACATCGCGCAGACGGACACCTACATCGAGAAGGACTCCTCGATCAACGACGACGTCGAGCGCCTGCGCCACTCCGCCACCTCGGCCCTGCTCAGCCGCCGCGATGTCGTCGTGGTCGCCTCGGTCTCCTGCATTTACGGCCTGGGCACGCCGCAGTCCTACCTGGACCGCTCCATCGTGCTGCGGGTGGGGGAGGAGGTCGAGCGAGACCGGTTCCTGCGCCTGCTTGTCGACGTCCAATACGAGCGCAACGACGTCGACTTCAAGCGCGGGAGTTTCCGCGTCAAGGGCGACACCGTAGACATCATCCCCGCGTACGAAGAGGTGGCCGTGCGCGTCGAGTTCTTCGGCGACGAGGTCGACGAGCTCTACTACATCCACCCGCTGACCGGTGAGGTCCTGAGCAAGGAGGACGAGGTGCGCATCTTCCCCGCCACCCACTACGTGGCTACCGAGGAGCGCATGGAAAAGGCGATCGAGGCGATCAAGGAGGAACTGGCGGACCGGCTCGAAGACCTGGAAAACCGCGGCAAGCTGCTGGAGGCGCAGCGGCTGCGGATGCGCACCGAGTACGACCTGGAAATGATTCAGCAGGTGGGGTTCTGCTCCGGCATCGAGAACTACTCTCGCCACATGGACGGGCGCCCCGCCGGCTCGGCCCCCGCCACGCTCATTGACTACTTCCCGGAGGACTTCCTCACCATCATCGACGAGTCCCACGTCACTGTCCCCCAGATCGGCGGCATGTACGAGGGCGACATGTCGCGCAAACGCAACCTCGTGGAGTTTGGCTTCCGTCTGCCGAGCGCCGTGGACAACAGGCCGCTGACCTTCGACGAGTTTGAGGCGCGTGTGGGCCAGACCGTCTACATGTCGGCGACCCCGGGGGGCTACGAGATGGAGGCCTCCGGAGGCGAATTCGTCGAGCAGGTGATCCGCCCGACGGGCTTGGTTGACCCGAAGGTGACGGTGAAACCGACGAAGGGGCAGATCGACGACCTCATCGACGAGGTCCGCCAGCGCGTGGAGAAGAACGAGCGCGTCCTCGTGACCACCCTGACCAAGCGCATGGCGGAGGACCTCACGGACTACCTCCTCGACAACGGCATCAAGGTGCGCTACCTGCACTCCGACATCGACACCCTCCAGCGCGTCGAGCTGCTGCGCCAGCTGCGTCTCGGCGAGTTCGACGTGCTGGTGGGTATCAACCTCCTGCGCGAGGGCCTCGACCTGCCGGAGGTCTCGCTGGTGGCCATCCTCGACGCCGACAAGGAGGGCTTTTTGCGCTCCACCACCTCGCTCATCCAGACCATCGGTCGCGCGGCGCGCAACGTCTCCGGCGAGGTCATCATGTACGCCGACAGCGTCACCGAATCTATGCAGGCGGCGATCGACGAGACCGAGCGGCGCCGCGAGAAGCAGATCGCCTACAACACGGAGCACGGCATCGACCCCCAGCCGCTGCGCAAAAAGATCGCGGACATTCTCGACCAGGTGTACGAGAACGCGGACGAGGAGGGCGCCGACGGCGGGGCGGGGGAGGCCGCCGTCGTGGACAGGCCGGATGTGTCCACCATGGCCTCGGACGAGGTGCAGAAGCTTATCGACGACCTCACCGCGCAAATGGGCGCCGCCGCGCGCGAGCTGAAGTTCGAACTGGCGGGGCGCCTGCGCGACGAGATCACGGATCTGCGCCGTGAGCTGCGTGGTATGAAAGAAACTGGAAACTAG
- a CDS encoding universal stress protein, protein MHSYTSIAVGTDGSPTSLMAVRVAASLARVYGARLNVICAHYSASGSMLNATNSELSKIDIVSGSDAANILETAQEIAEEESAPDIHVTAREGQPAQVLLEAAQEFGVDLLVVGNKGMRSLAGRFFGNIPGNVAKKAPVDVMLVDTRSQGHA, encoded by the coding sequence ATGCACTCTTACACGTCAATCGCCGTCGGCACGGACGGATCGCCCACCTCGCTTATGGCGGTGCGCGTCGCCGCTAGCCTGGCGCGGGTGTACGGCGCACGGCTGAATGTCATCTGCGCGCACTACTCCGCCAGCGGCTCCATGCTCAACGCGACCAACTCGGAGCTGTCCAAGATCGATATCGTCAGCGGCAGCGACGCCGCGAACATCCTCGAAACTGCGCAGGAGATCGCCGAGGAGGAAAGCGCCCCGGACATCCACGTGACCGCGCGTGAGGGACAGCCCGCGCAGGTCCTGCTGGAAGCAGCGCAGGAGTTCGGGGTGGATCTTCTCGTGGTGGGCAACAAGGGCATGCGCTCGCTGGCGGGCCGATTCTTCGGCAATATCCCTGGTAACGTGGCCAAGAAGGCCCCAGTGGACGTGATGCTCGTGGACACCCGCTCACAGGGGCACGCTTAG